A portion of the Panthera tigris isolate Pti1 chromosome E1, P.tigris_Pti1_mat1.1, whole genome shotgun sequence genome contains these proteins:
- the CYGB gene encoding cytoglobin isoform X1, with protein MEKVPGEMEIERRERSEELSEAERKAVQATWARLYANCEDVGVAILVRFFVNFPSAKQYFSQFKHMTEPLEMERSPQLRKHACRVMGALNTVVENLHDPEKVSSVLALVGKAHALKHKVEPVYFKILSGVILEVIAEEFANDFPPETQRAWAKLRGLIYSHVTAAYKEVGWPSGHAALFGAIGPPLSPPPSQAAP; from the exons ATGGAGAAAGTGCCGGGCGAGATGGAGATTGAGCGCAGGGAGCGGAGCGAGGAGCTGTCCGAGGCGGAGAGGAAGGCGGTGCAGGCTACGTGGGCCCGGCTCTATGCCAACTGCGAGGACGTGGGGGTGGCCATCCTGGTGAG GTTCTTCGTGAACTTCCCGTCCGCCAAGCAGTACTTCAGCCAGTTCAAGCACATGACCGAGCCCCTGGAAATGGAGCGGAGCCCCCAGCTGCGGAAACACGCCTGCCGGGTCATGGGGGCCCTCAACACCGTCGTGGAGAACCTACATGACCCCGAGAAGGTATCCTCTGTGCTCGCCCTTGTGGGCAAAGCCCACGCCCTCAAGCACAAGGTGGAGCCCGTGTACTTCAAG atCCTCTCCGGGGTAATTCTGGAAGTGATCGCCGAGGAATTTGCCAATGACTTCCCACCAGAGACGCAGAGAGCCTGGGCCAAGCTGCGTGGCCTCATCTACAGCCATGTGACCGCTGCCTACAAGGAAGTGGGCTGG CCCTCCGGCCACGCTGCCCTCTTCGGGGCCATAGGaccccccctctctcctcccccctcccaggcaGCACCCTGA
- the CYGB gene encoding cytoglobin isoform X2, with protein MEKVPGEMEIERRERSEELSEAERKAVQATWARLYANCEDVGVAILVRFFVNFPSAKQYFSQFKHMTEPLEMERSPQLRKHACRVMGALNTVVENLHDPEKVSSVLALVGKAHALKHKVEPVYFKILSGVILEVIAEEFANDFPPETQRAWAKLRGLIYSHVTAAYKEVGWVQQVPNATTPPATLPSSGP; from the exons ATGGAGAAAGTGCCGGGCGAGATGGAGATTGAGCGCAGGGAGCGGAGCGAGGAGCTGTCCGAGGCGGAGAGGAAGGCGGTGCAGGCTACGTGGGCCCGGCTCTATGCCAACTGCGAGGACGTGGGGGTGGCCATCCTGGTGAG GTTCTTCGTGAACTTCCCGTCCGCCAAGCAGTACTTCAGCCAGTTCAAGCACATGACCGAGCCCCTGGAAATGGAGCGGAGCCCCCAGCTGCGGAAACACGCCTGCCGGGTCATGGGGGCCCTCAACACCGTCGTGGAGAACCTACATGACCCCGAGAAGGTATCCTCTGTGCTCGCCCTTGTGGGCAAAGCCCACGCCCTCAAGCACAAGGTGGAGCCCGTGTACTTCAAG atCCTCTCCGGGGTAATTCTGGAAGTGATCGCCGAGGAATTTGCCAATGACTTCCCACCAGAGACGCAGAGAGCCTGGGCCAAGCTGCGTGGCCTCATCTACAGCCATGTGACCGCTGCCTACAAGGAAGTGGGCTGGGTACAGCAGGTCCCCAACGCCACCAC CCCTCCGGCCACGCTGCCCTCTTCGGGGCCATAG
- the CYGB gene encoding cytoglobin isoform X3 produces the protein MEKVPGEMEIERRERSEELSEAERKAVQATWARLYANCEDVGVAILVRFFVNFPSAKQYFSQFKHMTEPLEMERSPQLRKHACRVMGALNTVVENLHDPEKVSSVLALVGKAHALKHKVEPVYFKILSGVILEVIAEEFANDFPPETQRAWAKLRGLIYSHVTAAYKEVGWVQQVPNATT, from the exons ATGGAGAAAGTGCCGGGCGAGATGGAGATTGAGCGCAGGGAGCGGAGCGAGGAGCTGTCCGAGGCGGAGAGGAAGGCGGTGCAGGCTACGTGGGCCCGGCTCTATGCCAACTGCGAGGACGTGGGGGTGGCCATCCTGGTGAG GTTCTTCGTGAACTTCCCGTCCGCCAAGCAGTACTTCAGCCAGTTCAAGCACATGACCGAGCCCCTGGAAATGGAGCGGAGCCCCCAGCTGCGGAAACACGCCTGCCGGGTCATGGGGGCCCTCAACACCGTCGTGGAGAACCTACATGACCCCGAGAAGGTATCCTCTGTGCTCGCCCTTGTGGGCAAAGCCCACGCCCTCAAGCACAAGGTGGAGCCCGTGTACTTCAAG atCCTCTCCGGGGTAATTCTGGAAGTGATCGCCGAGGAATTTGCCAATGACTTCCCACCAGAGACGCAGAGAGCCTGGGCCAAGCTGCGTGGCCTCATCTACAGCCATGTGACCGCTGCCTACAAGGAAGTGGGCTGGGTACAGCAGGTCCCCAACGCCACCACgtga
- the PRCD gene encoding photoreceptor disk component PRCD, which produces MCTTLFLLSTLAMLWRRRFANRVQPEPSGLDGAVVGSNVDADLQSSGREKEPLK; this is translated from the exons ATGTGCACCACCCTCTTCCTGCTCAGCACCTTGGCCATGCTCTGGCGCCGCCGGTTCGCCAACCGGGTCCAACC AGAGCCCAGCGGACTCGATGGGGCGGTCGTGGGCAGCAACGTGGACGCAGACCTCCAGTCCTCAGGCAG GGAGAAAGAGCCTCTGAAGTAA